The Pseudosulfitobacter pseudonitzschiae genome includes a region encoding these proteins:
- a CDS encoding tannase/feruloyl esterase family alpha/beta hydrolase: MEHALKTRNAKSAAFADSPKETRRRSSGILALATASIALLASLGIAEAQQSETSGAASCDDGLMASIAEMPDTEALLVKSFRQGEQLLLDPGGASGAEVVEGGSNATIPVAGTDLCLVKLLVGPGNPGPEGAPSTSAGIGIEVLLPTPVSWNKRIRAYGNSGWSGTPQTSLSVIASDDLHAAAAAQGFVVATSDNGHVGSVIDPSFAMNPDGSISSVGWQDFSERSLHELAEKTKALTRLYYGRPHEYAYWDGFSTGGRQGLKLAQAYPEDFDGILVGSPAINWTRYHTANLYAQIAMLEDLGQLISPEKLSTATEAAIAACGGAELGFLIDPLACSYDVTEDDNLICADGGNGSEGGAETCLTPAEAGVINKIWYGQTADGGAPDPQTDHGAELTLSDDRLWFGWTRDTNLATTSAGGAPGLVLAADQTALSLQDPTLGSEFFKNEIGDGENLWRETLGYAGLANAQAEGVRLQSEFSHINTNDPDLAEFAAAGGKMVMYQGLADEYIPAQGAIHYYEQVMAEMGGAETVQPFFRFYLIPGFTHSGRSEGGPAVPVPQPASGRDEMFSALQIWVEQGDAPERLELVSADETMTLPTCVYPNKITYRSNSPSTSADSYYCK, encoded by the coding sequence ATGGAGCATGCACTCAAGACCCGGAACGCCAAGTCTGCGGCTTTTGCGGACAGTCCGAAGGAAACAAGGCGCCGAAGTTCCGGCATACTCGCACTGGCCACTGCCAGCATCGCCTTGCTTGCGTCTCTCGGCATCGCCGAGGCCCAGCAATCAGAGACCTCCGGCGCGGCGTCCTGCGACGACGGCCTCATGGCCTCGATCGCTGAAATGCCTGATACCGAAGCTTTGCTCGTGAAGTCGTTTAGGCAAGGCGAGCAGCTGCTTCTTGATCCGGGCGGTGCCTCAGGCGCCGAGGTGGTTGAGGGCGGTTCGAATGCTACAATTCCCGTTGCCGGAACCGATCTTTGTCTGGTCAAGCTCCTGGTTGGCCCCGGGAATCCAGGACCCGAAGGAGCGCCATCCACCTCGGCGGGAATCGGCATTGAAGTTCTGCTGCCGACTCCCGTTAGCTGGAACAAACGCATCCGTGCCTACGGCAACAGCGGCTGGTCGGGGACGCCGCAGACGAGTCTCTCCGTCATCGCCAGCGACGATCTGCATGCGGCCGCAGCGGCCCAAGGGTTCGTGGTTGCAACATCCGACAACGGTCATGTCGGATCGGTCATCGACCCCTCATTCGCCATGAACCCTGATGGCAGCATCAGTTCCGTCGGTTGGCAGGACTTCTCCGAGCGCAGCCTGCATGAGCTGGCTGAAAAGACCAAGGCGCTGACCCGGCTCTATTACGGGCGACCACACGAATATGCATACTGGGACGGCTTTTCGACCGGCGGCCGCCAAGGCTTGAAGCTGGCGCAGGCCTACCCAGAGGATTTCGACGGCATCCTTGTCGGCTCTCCGGCTATCAACTGGACCAGATACCACACGGCAAATCTCTATGCTCAGATCGCGATGCTGGAAGACCTCGGCCAGCTGATCTCGCCCGAGAAGCTGTCCACAGCCACCGAGGCCGCGATCGCGGCGTGCGGAGGTGCGGAACTGGGGTTCCTCATCGACCCGCTGGCTTGCAGCTATGACGTGACCGAAGATGACAATCTGATCTGTGCGGACGGGGGCAACGGTTCAGAGGGTGGTGCCGAGACATGCCTGACTCCCGCCGAAGCGGGGGTTATCAACAAGATCTGGTATGGCCAGACGGCAGACGGCGGCGCGCCGGACCCGCAGACAGATCATGGCGCAGAACTCACGCTTTCTGACGACAGGCTATGGTTCGGCTGGACCCGTGACACCAACTTAGCCACGACGTCGGCCGGTGGCGCGCCGGGCCTCGTCCTGGCTGCCGACCAGACCGCCCTGTCGTTGCAGGACCCCACGCTCGGCAGCGAGTTCTTCAAGAATGAAATCGGAGACGGCGAGAACCTTTGGCGCGAGACTCTTGGCTATGCCGGTCTGGCAAATGCACAGGCGGAGGGCGTGCGGCTACAATCCGAGTTCAGTCACATCAACACGAATGATCCCGACTTGGCTGAATTCGCCGCAGCAGGAGGCAAGATGGTGATGTATCAGGGGCTAGCGGATGAATACATTCCGGCGCAAGGCGCGATCCATTACTACGAACAGGTCATGGCCGAGATGGGCGGAGCTGAGACCGTGCAACCGTTCTTTCGCTTCTACCTGATTCCAGGCTTCACACACAGCGGGCGGTCGGAAGGTGGACCCGCTGTGCCCGTGCCGCAGCCAGCGTCGGGGCGCGACGAGATGTTCTCGGCACTGCAAATCTGGGTGGAGCAGGGCGATGCACCCGAGCGGCTTGAGTTGGTCTCGGCGGACG
- a CDS encoding GntR family transcriptional regulator, producing MLTTKSEPLSARISRELASRIISGQIVPGSPLRQDHIAEEFGASHVPVREAFRRLESQGLVESEPRRGVRVSTFTIAEVREVAEMRASLEVLALRNAVPNLSKSILDEAEDATRAGDHAGDVQAWEEANRRFHRLLLTPCEMPRLLRTIDDLHIASARFLFSDWRAEWETPTDRDHRAILAALRTNDVDAAATILARHVTWIGQMPKRKIPVHHS from the coding sequence ATGTTGACCACGAAATCAGAACCTCTTTCAGCTCGGATCAGTCGTGAACTGGCCAGTCGCATCATCTCGGGCCAGATTGTGCCCGGGTCACCACTGCGACAGGATCACATCGCCGAAGAATTCGGCGCCAGCCATGTGCCGGTACGCGAAGCTTTCCGCAGGCTAGAATCGCAAGGATTGGTCGAAAGCGAGCCACGCAGAGGTGTCCGGGTTTCGACGTTCACCATCGCAGAGGTGCGCGAGGTCGCAGAGATGCGCGCCTCTCTTGAGGTTCTGGCACTACGCAACGCTGTGCCAAACCTGAGCAAATCCATATTGGACGAAGCAGAAGACGCCACCCGGGCAGGTGATCATGCGGGGGACGTTCAAGCTTGGGAAGAGGCGAACCGCAGGTTCCACAGGTTGCTTCTGACACCCTGCGAGATGCCCCGACTGCTACGCACGATTGACGATCTGCATATCGCAAGCGCCCGCTTTCTCTTTTCCGACTGGCGCGCAGAATGGGAAACGCCGACAGACCGCGATCATCGGGCTATCCTTGCGGCGCTTCGTACAAACGATGTCGATGCAGCAGCAACCATTCTCGCCCGCCATGTGACGTGGATCGGACAAATGCCCAAGCGAAAGATCCCCGTTCACCATAGCTGA
- a CDS encoding GFA family protein has translation MQVKGRLKLHKGSCLCKAVQISVQGDLPQPNACHCTACRKQSGHFGATVDVPRSAVSVTGHKYVQWYRSSEKVRRGFCSICGSALFWDPSHRDWTAVAMGVFDGKADTSLSLHIFVAEKGDYYRITDGLPHNEY, from the coding sequence ATGCAAGTGAAGGGGAGGCTCAAATTGCATAAGGGGTCATGTCTGTGCAAAGCCGTCCAGATATCCGTTCAGGGCGACCTTCCTCAACCAAATGCCTGCCACTGCACCGCCTGCCGTAAGCAAAGCGGTCACTTCGGAGCCACAGTCGATGTGCCGCGCTCTGCGGTATCCGTCACGGGGCATAAATATGTCCAGTGGTACCGCTCCTCAGAAAAGGTGCGGCGAGGGTTCTGTTCGATTTGCGGATCAGCGTTGTTTTGGGACCCCAGCCATCGTGATTGGACCGCTGTCGCCATGGGCGTGTTCGACGGCAAAGCCGATACCAGTCTATCCTTGCACATTTTTGTGGCTGAGAAAGGCGACTACTACAGAATCACCGACGGGCTTCCGCATAACGAGTATTAG
- a CDS encoding GNAT family N-acetyltransferase, with product MQTPTLDIKGISLRPFSLADTPAMQKHFANWNVVKSIGGIPWPYPADGARSYIERRLKDSVEKEIYFWGVFQKQHPKELVGTIEYRFFDDEKENRGFWLSEAHWGKGIMTDAVSKTQDFVFFELDKPHLLVRSLCTNAASKAVKEKTGARIIGKSIGSYHGGKKDEDVWEITLPSWAVARNNLC from the coding sequence ATGCAAACACCTACCTTGGACATCAAAGGCATCTCCCTCCGCCCCTTCTCTTTGGCAGACACGCCAGCGATGCAGAAGCATTTTGCAAACTGGAATGTCGTGAAGAGTATCGGGGGCATTCCTTGGCCCTATCCGGCGGACGGCGCACGCTCGTACATTGAGCGACGCCTGAAAGACTCCGTCGAAAAGGAGATTTACTTCTGGGGTGTTTTTCAAAAGCAGCACCCTAAAGAGCTTGTTGGAACAATCGAGTACCGGTTTTTTGACGATGAGAAAGAAAACAGAGGATTCTGGCTGTCCGAGGCTCACTGGGGGAAAGGAATAATGACGGATGCGGTTTCGAAAACGCAGGATTTTGTGTTCTTTGAACTCGATAAGCCGCACTTGTTGGTGAGAAGCCTCTGCACGAATGCGGCATCCAAAGCGGTTAAAGAGAAAACGGGCGCACGTATCATCGGCAAGAGTATAGGTTCATATCACGGCGGGAAAAAAGACGAAGACGTCTGGGAGATCACACTCCCGAGCTGGGCTGTCGCAAGGAACAATCTTTGCTAA
- a CDS encoding DDE-type integrase/transposase/recombinase — translation MADKWHLDEVALAMNGQKYWLWRAVDSNGDVLDTLVILGAINRPKIGSFRKLFKAFGQPRVVVTDKLRSYGGALKNLAPGIEHCSHKGINN, via the coding sequence GTGGCGGACAAATGGCACCTGGACGAAGTTGCCCTTGCAATGAACGGGCAGAAGTATTGGCTGTGGCGCGCTGTTGATAGCAATGGCGATGTGCTGGACACCCTCGTTATTCTCGGCGCAATAAACAGGCCGAAAATCGGTTCTTTTCGCAAATTGTTCAAGGCGTTTGGCCAACCACGAGTTGTTGTCACGGACAAACTCCGGAGCTACGGGGGCGCCCTGAAAAACCTCGCTCCGGGAATAGAGCACTGCAGCCACAAGGGCATCAACAATTGA
- a CDS encoding NADPH-dependent F420 reductase yields MKIGIIGIGNIGGTLARKLRAAGHEVRVANSRGADAVRDFAAEIDAVAADVRGAVKTANAIILSIPLPALSELPADLFDSVPADVPIIDTSNYYPGMRDPQIPELDEGKVESIWVSEQIGRPVIKAFNNILAESLANKGCKEGARERLAVGVAGDDADAKRIAMEIVNAVGFDPVDTGSLADSWRHQPGTPGYCCDYGAETMRRGLTMADDEKRLKARDLLFERIKSFDRSLAPSDLPWLNREHNGVS; encoded by the coding sequence ATGAAAATAGGAATTATCGGCATCGGGAACATCGGTGGCACCCTGGCCCGTAAGTTACGCGCGGCGGGACATGAGGTGCGCGTTGCGAACTCGAGGGGAGCCGACGCGGTCAGGGACTTCGCCGCAGAAATTGACGCCGTCGCGGCCGATGTCCGCGGCGCAGTGAAGACAGCTAACGCGATCATTCTGTCGATCCCGCTGCCCGCCCTGAGCGAGCTGCCCGCGGATCTTTTCGATAGCGTCCCCGCAGACGTCCCGATCATCGACACCAGCAACTACTATCCGGGAATGCGCGATCCCCAGATTCCGGAGTTGGATGAAGGAAAGGTCGAAAGCATCTGGGTTTCGGAGCAGATCGGCCGTCCGGTCATCAAGGCGTTCAACAACATCCTCGCGGAGTCGCTGGCTAACAAGGGCTGCAAGGAAGGCGCGCGCGAACGTCTGGCCGTAGGGGTGGCGGGCGACGATGCCGATGCGAAGCGCATTGCCATGGAGATCGTGAACGCAGTCGGATTCGATCCGGTAGATACCGGATCGCTGGCTGACAGCTGGCGTCATCAGCCTGGCACACCCGGATATTGCTGCGACTACGGTGCGGAGACCATGCGTCGCGGGCTAACCATGGCGGACGACGAAAAGCGCCTGAAAGCTCGCGATCTTTTGTTCGAGCGGATCAAGAGCTTTGACCGGTCTCTTGCGCCTTCGGACCTTCCTTGGCTGAACCGTGAGCACAACGGCGTTTCCTGA
- a CDS encoding DUF2019 domain-containing protein: protein MSMNNLVDSYRANAELHGKFSLVGDARKTNHAYDELLKILKALISTRTDRLLFSLYEDNDLFVQLWAAAHTLELEERRAIDKLQEIAELELDAPLVSMCARYTIKGWNEGELRVRRSDQ from the coding sequence ATGTCTATGAACAACCTAGTCGACAGCTATCGGGCAAATGCTGAACTGCACGGCAAATTCTCATTGGTAGGCGACGCAAGAAAAACCAATCATGCGTATGATGAACTGCTGAAGATCCTGAAGGCTTTGATTTCCACACGAACTGATAGACTGTTGTTTTCCCTATATGAAGATAACGACCTATTCGTCCAACTTTGGGCTGCTGCGCATACTCTGGAACTTGAAGAGCGCCGCGCGATAGATAAGTTACAAGAGATTGCAGAACTAGAACTGGATGCGCCACTTGTAAGCATGTGTGCCAGATACACCATCAAGGGCTGGAACGAAGGTGAGCTGCGGGTTCGACGGTCGGATCAATAG
- a CDS encoding DUF1284 domain-containing protein, with the protein MTVRLRPHHLLCILTYVGRGYSPAFTDNMNAIIGRLTDGETIEITGGPDDICAPLLKGPEPHCHRDSVTTRDRAAAHDTSVLLALTIEPGTRLTLDGTRIRNLRRAFATSRIRSACGGCEWNDLCGSVSASGFAGADL; encoded by the coding sequence ATGACAGTCCGGCTTCGTCCGCATCATCTGCTTTGTATTCTCACCTATGTCGGCAGAGGCTATAGCCCTGCCTTCACCGACAATATGAATGCGATCATTGGGCGCCTGACTGATGGAGAAACAATCGAGATCACTGGCGGTCCCGACGACATCTGCGCGCCGCTTCTCAAGGGACCAGAGCCGCATTGCCATCGCGACAGCGTGACCACGCGCGACCGGGCTGCGGCGCATGACACCAGCGTGCTGCTGGCGCTAACGATTGAACCTGGCACGCGCCTGACACTCGATGGAACACGTATTCGCAATCTGCGCCGCGCGTTTGCGACCAGCCGCATCCGGTCAGCCTGTGGCGGTTGCGAATGGAACGATCTGTGCGGGTCCGTTTCCGCATCTGGCTTTGCCGGTGCAGACTTGTGA
- a CDS encoding LysR substrate-binding domain-containing protein: MSNENGLPPLNGLRAFAAAGRHLSFRAAADDLGVTQSAVAQHVRGLEEHLGLRLFLREPRGLAFTDEGRAYHAAVLRAFSQLREATAALRSAPSRVTISVTPTFASKWLIPRLAEFTQAYPDIDLRITATERVSSFHADGIDLAVRQGRPPFGASLRADLLFPQEVVAVCAPHLVAAQGRPLDTAALSSMALLHDTHDLWPKFIEVAFGGEVDLSRGLRFNQTTLTLDAALAGQGIALASRFLVQRDLKAGHLVQPLDSTLEGGLDFYLLTPRQGASDASLHVRDWLLGMTSEGA, from the coding sequence GTGTCGAACGAAAACGGCTTGCCGCCCCTTAACGGCCTCCGGGCATTCGCAGCGGCGGGCAGACATCTGAGCTTCCGCGCGGCGGCCGACGATCTAGGCGTGACCCAGAGCGCGGTGGCCCAGCACGTGCGCGGACTCGAGGAACATCTCGGGCTCCGCCTGTTCTTGAGGGAGCCGCGCGGCCTGGCATTTACCGACGAGGGGCGTGCCTACCACGCGGCGGTCTTGCGTGCTTTCTCCCAGCTCCGGGAGGCGACCGCAGCGCTTCGGTCAGCACCGTCGCGTGTGACAATCAGCGTGACACCCACCTTTGCGTCGAAATGGCTCATTCCAAGGCTCGCGGAGTTCACCCAAGCCTATCCCGACATTGATCTCCGCATCACCGCCACCGAACGCGTCTCGAGCTTCCACGCTGACGGGATCGACCTGGCGGTCCGACAGGGGCGACCGCCGTTCGGGGCGAGCTTGCGCGCCGACCTTCTGTTCCCGCAGGAGGTTGTCGCTGTCTGCGCGCCACATCTGGTTGCGGCACAGGGTCGCCCGCTCGATACGGCGGCTCTTTCGTCCATGGCGCTCCTACACGACACACACGATCTTTGGCCGAAGTTCATCGAAGTGGCCTTCGGGGGTGAAGTAGACCTGTCGCGCGGTCTTCGATTCAACCAAACGACACTGACTCTCGACGCGGCCTTGGCTGGGCAGGGTATTGCGCTGGCAAGCCGTTTCCTCGTTCAGCGGGACCTGAAGGCTGGGCACCTTGTGCAACCGCTCGACAGCACTCTCGAAGGTGGACTTGACTTCTATCTCCTGACGCCCCGACAAGGCGCGTCTGATGCCTCATTGCACGTCCGGGACTGGCTGCTCGGCATGACAAGCGAAGGAGCCTAA
- a CDS encoding SDR family oxidoreductase encodes MATEKVALITAGGSGMGAAAAKRLASDGFKVGVLSSSGKGKALAEDLGGFGVTGSNQSVEDLARLVDSAMDRWGRVDVLVNSAGHGPKGEILEITDDEWHAALDVYLLNVIRPTRLVTPIMAAQGGGAIINISTFAAFEPDPLFPTSGIFRAGLAGFGKLYADKYAAQNIRMNNVLPGFIDSLPETEDRRARIPMGRYGKGEEVSSLIGWLAAEGGSYVTGQNWRIDGGLTRGV; translated from the coding sequence ATGGCAACAGAAAAAGTAGCACTCATCACGGCAGGCGGCAGCGGTATGGGAGCTGCTGCTGCGAAACGCCTGGCCTCCGACGGCTTCAAGGTCGGCGTCCTGTCTTCATCCGGAAAGGGGAAGGCACTTGCCGAAGATCTTGGCGGCTTCGGCGTCACCGGATCGAACCAGTCGGTCGAGGATCTTGCCCGCCTTGTCGACAGCGCGATGGACCGCTGGGGCCGCGTTGACGTCTTGGTGAACTCGGCCGGGCATGGACCCAAGGGCGAGATCCTCGAGATCACCGATGACGAGTGGCATGCGGCACTTGATGTCTACCTCCTGAACGTGATCCGTCCCACCCGTCTTGTAACGCCGATCATGGCGGCGCAGGGCGGCGGCGCGATCATCAACATTTCGACCTTCGCCGCCTTCGAGCCCGACCCGCTCTTTCCAACTTCGGGCATCTTTCGTGCCGGCCTCGCCGGTTTCGGGAAGCTATACGCGGACAAGTATGCCGCTCAGAACATCCGCATGAACAACGTTCTGCCGGGTTTCATTGATAGCCTGCCGGAGACCGAGGACCGCCGCGCGCGCATCCCAATGGGCCGCTACGGCAAAGGAGAAGAGGTCTCCTCGCTCATCGGCTGGCTCGCTGCGGAAGGCGGCAGCTATGTCACCGGGCAGAACTGGCGGATCGACGGAGGACTGACCCGTGGCGTCTGA
- a CDS encoding biotin transporter BioY has protein sequence MTTANTGTVEAPTSHLPLKRRSLAWQVRAVFVGTLFLALSSYITVPMFPVPVTMQTFAVALVGALYGWRLGGITIVAWLAEGALGLPVLAGGAAGAHHFVGPTGGYLVAFPIAGMAMGWLAERGWNGQRLGLAFIGMLISNALCLVLGAAWLSVLIGVEQAIMAGVVPFLIGAVLKSALGAMVLKVVSGRLKRTDV, from the coding sequence ATGACGACCGCAAACACAGGCACCGTAGAAGCGCCGACCAGCCATCTGCCCCTGAAACGCCGTTCACTGGCCTGGCAGGTCAGGGCAGTGTTCGTCGGGACGCTGTTTTTGGCGCTGTCTTCGTATATCACGGTGCCGATGTTTCCCGTTCCAGTGACGATGCAGACCTTTGCTGTCGCTTTGGTCGGCGCGCTCTACGGCTGGCGGCTGGGCGGCATCACGATCGTTGCGTGGCTGGCCGAAGGCGCGTTGGGCTTGCCGGTTCTGGCTGGTGGCGCAGCAGGCGCGCACCATTTCGTCGGACCGACTGGCGGCTATCTCGTTGCATTTCCGATTGCGGGTATGGCCATGGGCTGGCTGGCGGAACGCGGATGGAACGGGCAGCGCCTCGGACTGGCCTTCATCGGCATGCTGATCAGCAATGCATTATGCCTTGTCCTAGGCGCAGCGTGGCTGTCTGTCCTTATCGGGGTCGAACAGGCAATCATGGCGGGCGTCGTTCCATTCCTCATCGGCGCTGTTCTGAAATCGGCACTAGGGGCAATGGTCCTCAAAGTAGTGTCAGGCAGGCTGAAGCGCACGGACGTATGA
- a CDS encoding DUF2087 domain-containing protein — protein MTKIPVPLHVTDVTVFSRALSKQLGDTSPAHLVLLNMVARAAGFQNLQHMRAATAARNRIGNRESESTPDARSVERTLNQFDALGRLQQWPSRRSVQTLALWALWATFPAEKVLSEKVVNAHLVTEHTFKDVATLRRTMISCGLMTRNRDGSDYRRVEQKPPAEAKAVIRNLSARRRARYASEGEAQIA, from the coding sequence ATGACCAAAATACCTGTACCGCTTCACGTCACTGACGTGACAGTTTTCTCCCGCGCGCTTTCAAAGCAGCTTGGAGACACCAGCCCCGCCCATCTCGTGCTATTGAACATGGTCGCTAGGGCTGCGGGGTTCCAGAACCTGCAGCACATGCGTGCTGCGACCGCAGCTCGGAACCGCATTGGAAACCGAGAGTCCGAGTCCACCCCCGACGCCCGCTCTGTTGAACGCACGTTGAACCAGTTCGATGCGCTCGGGCGATTACAGCAATGGCCCTCCCGGCGGAGTGTTCAGACATTGGCACTTTGGGCGCTTTGGGCGACGTTCCCGGCGGAAAAGGTGCTTAGCGAGAAGGTCGTGAATGCGCATCTGGTCACCGAACACACATTTAAGGATGTGGCGACCCTACGGCGGACGATGATCTCTTGCGGGTTGATGACCAGAAATCGGGACGGATCAGACTATCGCCGGGTGGAGCAGAAGCCGCCCGCAGAGGCAAAAGCCGTCATCCGCAACCTGAGTGCCCGGCGGCGGGCGCGGTATGCAAGTGAAGGGGAGGCTCAAATTGCATAA
- a CDS encoding NtaA/DmoA family FMN-dependent monooxygenase (This protein belongs to a clade of FMN-dependent monooxygenases, within a broader family of flavin-dependent oxidoreductases, the luciferase-like monooxygenase (LMM) family, some of whose members use coenzyme F420 rather than FMN.): MKQRQIIIGMHLGNGYGSQPGAWRMPGVDPKSYVSFDAKVRQAKAAERGKFQFLFLPDGPSQMVDIDNEAPNFNLDVMLTLAAIARETSRIGLIATGSTTFSEPYNLARQFKALDIMSHGRAGWNAVTSSGEDVAANYGQRIPSSADRYGRADEMVRLVQALWGSWGQDAWVHDQATGQFAKGDDVVPINLGGKYVASRGPLYIPPSEQGQPVVVHAGGSPNAHALAGRYASVAIGASFTIEDARAQRAAFRAGAERAGRDPDEIKYFPGLMTTIAKDRRTALDRRIAMTGRTFPQRTAYLQQMLGVRLDPARLDDPISPDQLAAARPSPHDPRSAHALKIARQGWSLRDVLAHGVIDYHPVIAGPAVEAADHMQEWFEAEAADGFWISPDIYEDGVDAFVDGVVPILQERGLFHTDYESATLRGHLGAPAQYGPDPRVMD, translated from the coding sequence ATGAAACAACGACAGATAATTATCGGAATGCACCTGGGAAACGGCTACGGTTCGCAGCCCGGAGCCTGGCGCATGCCGGGGGTGGATCCGAAAAGCTACGTCAGCTTCGATGCGAAAGTCCGGCAGGCGAAGGCGGCAGAGCGGGGAAAGTTCCAGTTTCTTTTCCTGCCGGACGGTCCGAGCCAGATGGTCGACATCGACAACGAAGCCCCGAACTTCAACCTCGACGTCATGCTCACGCTGGCTGCAATCGCGCGCGAGACCAGCCGCATCGGTCTGATCGCGACCGGCTCCACCACCTTCAGCGAACCCTACAACCTGGCCCGGCAGTTCAAGGCGCTGGACATCATGAGCCATGGCAGGGCCGGCTGGAATGCCGTCACATCCAGCGGGGAGGACGTGGCCGCGAACTATGGCCAGCGGATACCGTCCAGCGCCGATCGCTATGGCCGTGCGGACGAGATGGTCCGGCTGGTGCAGGCTCTCTGGGGCAGCTGGGGGCAAGATGCATGGGTGCATGATCAGGCAACTGGGCAATTCGCCAAGGGTGACGACGTCGTCCCGATCAACCTTGGCGGAAAATATGTGGCCTCCCGCGGACCTCTCTACATTCCACCGTCCGAGCAGGGACAGCCTGTTGTCGTCCATGCGGGCGGCAGCCCGAACGCGCATGCTTTGGCAGGACGCTATGCAAGCGTTGCGATCGGCGCGAGCTTCACGATCGAGGATGCGCGCGCCCAACGGGCTGCCTTCCGTGCAGGAGCAGAACGTGCCGGCCGCGACCCTGATGAGATAAAGTATTTTCCTGGCCTGATGACGACAATCGCAAAGGACCGGCGCACGGCCCTTGATCGCCGGATTGCGATGACGGGGCGGACGTTTCCGCAGCGCACAGCCTATCTGCAGCAAATGCTGGGCGTGCGGCTCGATCCGGCGCGCCTCGACGATCCGATATCGCCGGACCAGCTGGCCGCAGCCCGTCCTTCGCCGCATGACCCCCGATCGGCTCATGCGCTGAAGATCGCGCGGCAGGGGTGGAGCCTGCGCGATGTGCTGGCCCATGGCGTGATTGACTACCACCCTGTCATTGCGGGACCCGCCGTTGAGGCGGCTGACCACATGCAGGAATGGTTCGAGGCCGAAGCTGCAGACGGCTTCTGGATCTCACCTGACATCTATGAAGACGGCGTCGATGCCTTCGTCGACGGGGTGGTGCCCATCCTGCAAGAGCGGGGGCTATTCCACACCGACTACGAGAGCGCCACACTGCGCGGTCATCTCGGCGCTCCCGCGCAGTATGGACCCGACCCGCGCGTCATGGATTGA
- a CDS encoding winged helix-turn-helix transcriptional regulator yields the protein MERDWRCEDPKQQLVWAAASSETLRVLEGKWKIVIIVQLFAAKAPLRFSELERRVEGVNQKMLIQQLKDLEKDGIVTRKVYPEVPPKVEYALSDMGLALGPAIEALVDWAFLRSEMRGEPVSGS from the coding sequence ATGGAGCGAGATTGGCGGTGCGAAGACCCCAAGCAACAGCTTGTCTGGGCCGCAGCTTCGAGTGAAACGCTGCGCGTGCTCGAAGGCAAGTGGAAGATCGTCATCATCGTTCAGCTCTTCGCCGCCAAGGCTCCGTTGCGGTTTTCTGAACTTGAGCGTCGGGTCGAAGGCGTGAACCAGAAGATGCTCATCCAACAGCTCAAGGATCTGGAAAAGGACGGCATAGTTACCCGCAAAGTCTACCCCGAGGTTCCGCCTAAGGTCGAGTATGCGCTCAGTGACATGGGCCTCGCTCTTGGCCCGGCGATAGAAGCGCTGGTTGACTGGGCCTTCCTACGCAGCGAAATGCGAGGCGAACCTGTTTCAGGCTCGTGA